The Actinosynnema mirum DSM 43827 genomic interval CGTCCAGCTCGCCGGGCCCCGCCGGGTTGAGCGAGGCGCGGTAGGTGGCGGACAGCGACTCGACGCCGACCGCCGGGGTGACGGCGCCCGCGACGCGCGCGTAGACGCGGGCGCCCACGCGGCGCTCGACCTGCACGTCCGAGCCGGTGGTCAGCGCGGCCACCACGCCGCCGACGCGGTCGCCGGGCTCGGCGTCGGCGGGGACGGTGAGGCTGAACGGGACCACGACCACCTGGCGCGGCGGCACGGTGACCTCGGTGGTGGGCAAGGTGATCCAGCGGCCCACGGACGACGAGGGCTCGTCGCGGGCCAGCAGGTCGAACCCGCCGGTGTCGGTGTTGACCGCGTCGCCCGCGTACAGGTCCACGGTCAGCTCGGCGTCGCCCAGGTTGCGCACCGCGAGGTGGTCGTCGTAGCGCATCCCCGGCTCCACCACGTACTCGAAGCCGGGACGACCGTCCGGGCCGTCGGCCTTGGCCGGGCTGACCGACCAGGTCTGCCTGCCCTCGGACGCGGACGCGGGCGCGGACGCGGACGCGGGTTGGGCGTGCGCGGGCACGGGGATCAGCGCGGCGGTCAGGAAGGCGACGAGCGTCGCGGCACGGGCGGGTCTCACCAGGTCTCCAGCGGGGGTAAGCACGGGCGCGGGCCCACCGGGATCGGCGGGCCCGCGTCCTGATCAGTTGTCGTGCGCGGTGATCACCCAGGGGCGGCTCAGATGGCCGTGAGGATGAGCATCGCCCGGTACGCGCCCGGAGTGGTGTCCACCGGGACGTCCAGCTTCAGGTCCGCGCCCAGCTGCGCGACGCCGCGACCGGCGCCTGCCGCCGCCTTGCCGAGCTCGGAGGTCGCGCCGACACCGTTGCCGCTGG includes:
- a CDS encoding WxL protein peptidoglycan domain-containing protein; protein product: MRPARAATLVAFLTAALIPVPAHAQPASASAPASASEGRQTWSVSPAKADGPDGRPGFEYVVEPGMRYDDHLAVRNLGDAELTVDLYAGDAVNTDTGGFDLLARDEPSSSVGRWITLPTTEVTVPPRQVVVVPFSLTVPADAEPGDRVGGVVAALTTGSDVQVERRVGARVYARVAGAVTPAVGVESLSATYRASLNPAGPGELDVTYTVVNQGNVRLTLRPSVAAQGLFGLGEVTAADDPLPELLPGNAITLTRTVTGVWPLGPLDVRVTADPVASAGQTLAGAVDPGVAETTTWAWSWTTIATLLLLAAILLALWHVRRKIRALRVAAAAKP